A stretch of DNA from Phycisphaerales bacterium:
GGTACAATGAGAACGGTTCCGGGAAAGCGGTACTTGAAACCGCAAGAGCGACTGCGAGGCGGCGGGCGGCTGTGGGCGTGACCTCTGTAGTGGCGAGCTCTAGCTTCTCCAAGAGTAGATGATGGTTGCCGCCCCTGAGCATGCTCATCAGCTGTGGCTGCAACCGAGCACTGCCCTCCCCGGCCAGCGACAGCAGCACCTGAATCGACTCATCCGACACGTCCTGTCGCCCAACCGCGTACGTGAAGTACCTGGCTGCATAGGCGGGCGAACAAGCTCGCTTCGCACGCATCCATGGACCACGTTGGTTCGTGGTAGTGAGAAGTTGCTGGTGAAGCGTGAAGAGTGGGAACAGGTCCGTCAGAAGGGACGTCACGCTGCCGAAGTCGCTGCCAGGAAGCACCTCCCGGAGAATGGGAACTACCGGGCGTTCCGAGTTCGGGGACCAGGAGCGGACCGCAGAGGCATCCACCGTCACGAACTCATCAAGGTGGCTGCGGACAACCTGATACGCGGCGGGGTATAGGACGCGCAATGCCTCGACCAGCAACACGTCCACCGTATTCGCCTCGCCTTTGAGCATCGGGAGGGCAAACCTGATGGCGTTGGTGTACTGAGTGACACTGCGCGGTGTTCGGAGACGACGCGAGATCGCACTGGTGAACGCGGAGCGCCACCGAGCGATGTCCTCCTCATCGACGGTGATCGAGTGTGACCTCAGGACCGCATCGATGTTCTCATGGCACACGTTGCTGAGCTCGGTCGGCAGGGCAGGCGGCACCGAGAGCGAGACTTGGACGATCTTTTCGAGGTAGCGGTGCCCACCCGGTGTGCCACCGGCCGTCATGTGGTTCCCGATCACTTCCGCGACCACATCACGGTCGAAGGCCAATACGTAGACCACCCCGGGTAGATCAGCACAGGCTTTCAGAGTGCGCAATAGCGACACGGTTTCGACTGCGTCCAGTCGGTCGATGTCGTCAATGAACACGACAACCTGCCGGTTCGCCCTTCGGAAATGCCTTTGAAGCCGCTCTCGCACCTCCTCAAGAGGAAGGTCACCCTTCGCTTTCAGTAACTGCCTAGCTTTATCGATGCGGTCGTCCAAGGGTGCCGCGAGTGAGGCTATCCGTGCGAGGTCGCCGGCCAACCTCTCAGCCTTCCTCTTGAGC
This window harbors:
- a CDS encoding P-loop NTPase fold protein — its product is MSIAEFNSFDADRPVTTRACDRYNRFPFAQGVARLILSLPRSECFTLSINAPWGDGKTSVLNFVAEELRGQDCAVTGYNPWLYGDSASMIQGLFAVLSRAMRVELKRKAERLAGDLARIASLAAPLDDRIDKARQLLKAKGDLPLEEVRERLQRHFRRANRQVVVFIDDIDRLDAVETVSLLRTLKACADLPGVVYVLAFDRDVVAEVIGNHMTAGGTPGGHRYLEKIVQVSLSVPPALPTELSNVCHENIDAVLRSHSITVDEEDIARWRSAFTSAISRRLRTPRSVTQYTNAIRFALPMLKGEANTVDVLLVEALRVLYPAAYQVVRSHLDEFVTVDASAVRSWSPNSERPVVPILREVLPGSDFGSVTSLLTDLFPLFTLHQQLLTTTNQRGPWMRAKRACSPAYAARYFTYAVGRQDVSDESIQVLLSLAGEGSARLQPQLMSMLRGGNHHLLLEKLELATTEVTPTAARRLAVALAVSSTAFPEPFSLYRALEPGIGTSRLAARLTHLAGPREWVAAAEEIISEAPDWFVGAYFERVLPPTLDKSSKEVQDAAATVSRAFSTRFNRMVRSTDDLLDLERRWRFEMIYQYARAAGREAAGEVLAPKIRNNGAVVPLLLQLASQPVTRNEEPIPAPGTLNVRGVSDLSLIVELDLLYEVAKTWAFNAGPLRSEDGVRREPPEDAVIRQFVAAWPLLKKGDGSRDTEA